A stretch of the Planktothricoides raciborskii GIHE-MW2 genome encodes the following:
- the cas1d gene encoding type I-D CRISPR-associated endonuclease Cas1d, which translates to MGTVYITQEDALIGKTDERLNVKFQKEKLLDVPLIKIDGVVVLGRATVSPAVVTELLTRKIPLSFLTKNGKYLGRLEPEVTKNIFVRKAQWQAAGDSEQAVHLVRAFVRGKLKNYRSSLMRCQRENLGVDLSSSIAQIKQSIESLENTELIDSLRGYEGAGSAAYFGCFDRLIRNPEFTFKTRNRRPPTDPVNSLLSFGYALLRHDVQSAVNIVGFDPYLGYLHVERYGRPSLALDLMEEFRPLVVDAMVLAAINKGALSPADFVSEPISNAVSLTPDGLKIFLRLYEQKKQSKFKHPVMGRQCTYQEAFEWQARLLAKYLMGETDKYPPLVLK; encoded by the coding sequence ATGGGAACCGTGTACATTACGCAAGAAGATGCGTTAATTGGTAAAACCGATGAACGATTAAACGTCAAATTCCAAAAAGAGAAGTTATTAGATGTGCCATTGATTAAAATTGATGGGGTCGTGGTTTTGGGTCGGGCGACAGTTTCCCCAGCGGTGGTGACAGAGTTACTCACCCGGAAAATACCCCTAAGTTTTTTAACCAAAAATGGTAAATATTTAGGTCGCTTAGAACCAGAAGTGACCAAGAATATTTTTGTCCGTAAAGCCCAATGGCAAGCCGCAGGAGATTCTGAGCAAGCAGTGCATTTGGTGCGGGCTTTTGTCCGAGGCAAGTTGAAGAATTACCGCAGTAGTTTGATGCGCTGTCAACGGGAAAATTTGGGAGTAGATTTAAGTTCAAGTATTGCCCAAATTAAGCAAAGTATTGAATCTCTGGAAAATACCGAATTGATTGATTCATTGCGGGGATATGAAGGGGCAGGAAGTGCGGCGTATTTTGGTTGTTTTGATCGCTTAATTCGCAATCCAGAATTTACTTTTAAAACCCGCAACCGGCGACCTCCCACTGACCCGGTAAATTCCCTGTTGAGTTTTGGTTATGCGTTGCTGCGTCACGATGTTCAAAGTGCGGTAAATATTGTGGGGTTCGATCCATATTTAGGCTATCTTCATGTGGAACGTTATGGTCGCCCTTCTTTAGCCTTAGATTTAATGGAAGAGTTTCGCCCTTTAGTAGTGGATGCGATGGTATTAGCGGCGATTAATAAAGGGGCTTTATCTCCCGCAGATTTTGTCAGCGAACCGATTAGTAATGCGGTTTCTTTGACCCCGGATGGGTTGAAAATTTTTCTGCGCCTTTATGAACAGAAAAAGCAGTCAAAGTTTAAGCATCCGGTGATGGGACGGCAATGCACTTATCAGGAGGCTTTTGAATGGCAAGCCCGACTTTTAGCCAAGTATTTAATGGGAGAAACCGATAAATATCCGCCGTTGGTGTTGAAGTAA
- the cas6 gene encoding CRISPR-associated endoribonuclease Cas6, whose product MPYSLVLNLIPTSPIYPQYLTGRHFHALFLTLVSAVDKELGDLLHESNSDKAFTLSPLQVTHVPKPENYIHCLQWQHSQPISPGTPCWWRISLLDDRLFQRLTHLWLSLDLENSWHLGSAVLKITSILTNPNPNQPWAKAMSYQQIYQEASESDRKFSLIFCTPTSFRQGKYDCALPNREAVFQSLINRWNKYSLMPFNSESFDQIFPSFFDIKTELVQDHRSKFIGCVGKVGYQIMGNIDSLIVKQINALADFALYAGVGRKTTMGMGMVRRFNR is encoded by the coding sequence ATGCCCTATAGTTTAGTTTTGAATTTAATCCCTACTTCCCCAATTTATCCTCAGTATTTAACTGGGCGACATTTTCACGCTTTATTTTTAACTTTGGTATCTGCGGTTGATAAAGAATTGGGGGATTTATTGCATGAGTCAAATAGCGATAAAGCCTTTACCTTGAGTCCGTTGCAAGTGACTCATGTTCCTAAACCTGAGAATTATATCCATTGTTTACAGTGGCAACATTCTCAGCCAATTTCTCCCGGAACTCCCTGCTGGTGGCGAATTTCTCTGTTAGACGATCGCCTATTTCAGCGATTAACTCATTTGTGGTTATCCCTGGATTTAGAAAATTCTTGGCATTTAGGATCGGCGGTTTTGAAAATTACCAGTATTTTAACCAATCCTAACCCCAATCAGCCTTGGGCAAAAGCCATGAGTTATCAGCAAATTTATCAGGAAGCCTCAGAAAGCGATCGCAAATTTAGCTTAATTTTTTGTACCCCTACGAGTTTTCGTCAGGGAAAATATGATTGCGCTTTGCCCAACCGAGAGGCGGTGTTTCAGAGTTTAATTAATCGCTGGAATAAATATAGTCTGATGCCGTTTAATTCAGAGTCATTTGACCAGATATTTCCCAGTTTTTTTGATATTAAAACGGAATTAGTCCAGGATCATCGGAGTAAGTTTATCGGTTGTGTGGGCAAAGTTGGTTATCAAATAATGGGCAATATTGACTCGTTAATCGTTAAACAAATCAATGCCCTAGCTGACTTTGCGTTATATGCCGGAGTGGGTCGAAAAACCACAATGGGTATGGGCATGGTTCGGCGATTTAACCGATAA
- the cas7d gene encoding type I-D CRISPR-associated protein Cas7/Csc2: MSFLKTVNSQKFHSEIPYKPMGKYAHFLTLRITESYPLFQTDGELNKARVRAGIANPQPISRLTMFKRKQSTPERLVGRELLRNYGLMTADECEYNVKFAMKNPDCIIYGFAIGESGSEKSKVVVDTAFSITAFDDSHENFTLNAPFENGTMASKGEGGAKLGEVTSRINQQDHIKPQVFFPSIVTLKDPTEASFLYVFNNILRTRHYGAQTTRTGRVRNELIGVIFADGEITSNLQWTQAIYDEMKAGQMLHSPDPLNEDEVFAAATQAIVKLMAEEFIVHTDFIGESFTPLLQEVKAIIGNEESLKALLKQADDEAKAYAKKYIKEARAAK, translated from the coding sequence ATGTCTTTCCTAAAAACCGTCAATTCTCAAAAATTCCACAGTGAAATTCCCTATAAACCGATGGGAAAATATGCCCATTTTCTCACCCTGCGGATTACTGAATCTTATCCTTTATTCCAAACTGATGGGGAATTAAATAAGGCGCGAGTTCGGGCAGGAATTGCTAACCCGCAACCTATCAGCCGTTTAACTATGTTTAAGCGGAAACAGTCTACCCCAGAACGGTTAGTCGGTCGGGAATTGTTGCGGAATTATGGCTTAATGACCGCAGACGAATGCGAATATAATGTCAAATTTGCCATGAAGAATCCTGATTGTATTATCTATGGATTTGCGATCGGGGAGTCGGGTTCAGAAAAATCAAAAGTGGTGGTAGATACGGCTTTTTCGATTACTGCTTTTGATGATTCTCACGAGAATTTTACCCTGAATGCGCCGTTTGAAAATGGTACAATGGCTTCTAAAGGAGAAGGGGGTGCTAAATTAGGAGAAGTCACCAGCCGAATTAACCAACAAGACCATATTAAACCCCAGGTATTTTTCCCCAGTATTGTCACGTTGAAAGACCCGACTGAGGCAAGTTTCTTGTATGTGTTTAATAATATCTTGCGGACGCGGCATTATGGGGCACAAACTACCCGAACCGGACGAGTTCGCAATGAGTTAATTGGGGTGATATTTGCCGATGGCGAAATTACCAGTAATTTGCAATGGACTCAGGCTATTTATGATGAGATGAAAGCGGGGCAAATGTTGCATTCTCCCGATCCATTAAATGAGGATGAGGTATTCGCAGCAGCAACGCAGGCTATTGTTAAATTGATGGCAGAGGAGTTTATTGTGCATACGGATTTTATTGGCGAAAGTTTTACCCCATTGTTACAGGAGGTTAAGGCAATTATTGGCAATGAGGAAAGTTTGAAAGCGTTGTTAAAGCAAGCGGATGATGAGGCGAAAGCTTATGCTAAAAAGTATATTAAAGAAGCAAGGGCGGCCAAATAA
- the cas2 gene encoding CRISPR-associated endonuclease Cas2 — translation MYIVVSYDISDDKRRTKIHKTLSSYGQWMQYSLFECSLSETEYAKLRARLSKLIKSEEDSIRFYFLCGCCQGKIERIGGEQPMDTTVFFA, via the coding sequence ATGTATATAGTTGTCTCCTATGATATTTCTGATGATAAACGGCGCACCAAAATCCATAAAACTCTCAGTTCTTATGGACAGTGGATGCAGTATAGTTTGTTTGAATGCTCGCTGAGTGAGACGGAGTATGCGAAGTTACGGGCAAGATTGAGTAAGTTGATTAAGTCAGAGGAGGATAGTATCCGGTTTTATTTTCTTTGTGGCTGCTGCCAGGGTAAAATAGAACGAATTGGGGGCGAACAGCCAATGGATACGACGGTATTTTTTGCCTGA
- the cas10d gene encoding type I-D CRISPR-associated protein Cas10d/Csc3, translating to MAKKRKQSETETEQLSLFDLNQATENPASNYIEAEIEAEIEDYDEVDLDDIDYDESGITEESSDRTIETPSELLTLKLLREAITAQNPNDLVMADFAEYVLPNLLRVAIGVTAKGGKFFDKIDQQREAAGKDKIRRDNAGDQSLNTHLLNGLFPANLIERRLQQFDTTVCRVVKDRERRLLVAGFILHDFEKFNYDLFPEMPEKYRAIRRDFTQDIRKLSLEEHREIISVIVRELGINQLIDSTNPESWSEYLDDLLFVAYNAQAKNDTNLNLSVHGLQPKLRDKTLRSLADLTRIADLMASVIKHPQDAEHRTLNDILHNLSDGNLKFTYHGIAENRGVLTNVVNNALIETYEAINTAECCYYKPLLYLPTGVIYLAMRQAPAIPETDIPERVVKKIKQLCGGQLQRRQTGFGRDGKGMKYAEYYSQFFDEFGLMQVGLAATLRILHGTKASVAKSRSDNLVKFQQNQILSPEYDFRFDDDIRIDQIAEFGDLVTRKIWGDRVTEIEKLCKQNKKTQQQLPELPDIVAEVAKFWQLSAYLNPIREIQRINESLKEHKLKGNTGGVPYEWYYLAAKYVQQNPGLEDVRDTCETLIQYVANLIQPILNQYKLPDGWDDLRDWVKRVVILPGKTSPITQNAEVFLDELDRYQLAKKPGRGRQLICSISHSAYTVTEQMESAVLFTPQVYTNKQMLGGSNAKRNISSIAGVEMMLRQILMNQTQAVGKRFEDGNYRYLYFYPTYYFTPETNKFLQAAYTNISQTRFTAPLRNHFITKEWQAKFDRIQYQTVDSFLIDEQLDKEKDRTFKLSYPEDQPLTFYFIALPPGKDAKDTESWVMPSWLAFAFPMILDVKTVVSESPIPPFNDGAEFEETVFLDSPPQAIQALTQRDRFRLDYILEGWEEGWEENQKKYPAPLNVLTAAYAIHLDVNAKQGKGGYDANWGKLVELATNFQTSPLYVFNYLNRWVRRQGVETARIEKIKLYAYAFYPCFDPYVEYQEDLMSLEIKSPESPLNHPKKLTELYREFYRANKQFSPKANAVLKPIDIAANTILNADPSFQGEALVDAVAAAVSKLMDRVHSSTAEGRWMFNSKERDIERQKILEFARYFVEEVFEKSFAGDRGRLAGRQINLIRDTCEFLYRLAQDKENQENKENQPLNEDD from the coding sequence ATGGCTAAAAAACGCAAACAATCAGAAACGGAAACCGAACAACTTTCGTTGTTTGACTTAAATCAAGCAACCGAAAATCCAGCTTCTAATTATATAGAAGCAGAAATAGAAGCAGAAATCGAGGATTATGATGAGGTTGACCTGGATGATATCGATTATGATGAGTCAGGAATTACGGAAGAAAGCAGCGATCGCACCATAGAAACACCCTCAGAACTTCTCACCCTGAAACTATTACGAGAGGCAATTACCGCCCAAAATCCTAATGATTTAGTCATGGCAGACTTTGCCGAATATGTGCTGCCAAACTTATTGCGGGTTGCCATTGGAGTTACTGCCAAAGGTGGTAAGTTTTTCGACAAAATAGACCAGCAGCGAGAAGCCGCAGGAAAAGATAAAATAAGACGGGATAATGCGGGCGATCAATCTCTGAATACTCACCTACTTAATGGACTATTTCCCGCTAATTTAATTGAACGACGTTTACAACAATTTGACACTACTGTTTGTCGGGTAGTCAAAGACAGAGAACGTCGGTTATTAGTAGCTGGGTTTATTCTCCATGACTTTGAAAAATTTAACTATGACTTATTCCCGGAAATGCCGGAAAAATATCGGGCAATTCGGCGGGATTTTACCCAGGATATTCGCAAGTTATCCCTAGAAGAACACCGAGAAATTATTTCGGTCATTGTGCGCGAATTAGGGATTAATCAATTGATCGATTCCACCAATCCAGAATCTTGGTCAGAATATCTGGACGATCTGTTATTTGTTGCCTATAATGCCCAAGCAAAAAATGATACAAATCTGAATCTTTCTGTACACGGGTTACAGCCAAAACTCCGGGATAAAACCCTAAGAAGTTTGGCGGATTTAACTAGAATTGCTGATTTAATGGCTTCGGTGATTAAACATCCCCAAGATGCAGAACATCGGACATTAAATGATATTCTCCATAATCTCAGTGATGGCAATTTAAAATTTACCTATCATGGGATTGCGGAAAATCGCGGAGTTTTAACAAATGTGGTAAATAATGCTTTAATTGAAACATACGAAGCGATAAATACCGCCGAATGTTGTTACTATAAACCGCTTTTGTACTTGCCCACGGGGGTAATTTATCTGGCAATGCGGCAGGCGCCAGCTATTCCCGAAACGGATATTCCCGAACGAGTTGTCAAGAAAATTAAACAACTTTGTGGGGGTCAGTTGCAACGCAGACAAACCGGGTTTGGTCGAGACGGCAAGGGGATGAAATATGCCGAATATTATAGTCAATTTTTTGATGAATTTGGCTTGATGCAAGTGGGACTCGCTGCCACTTTAAGGATTTTGCATGGGACTAAAGCTTCGGTGGCAAAAAGTCGCAGTGATAATTTAGTCAAGTTTCAGCAAAATCAGATATTATCCCCAGAGTATGATTTCCGCTTTGATGATGATATTCGCATTGACCAAATTGCCGAGTTTGGGGATTTAGTTACTCGAAAAATATGGGGCGATCGCGTCACGGAAATCGAGAAACTGTGTAAACAGAATAAAAAGACTCAGCAACAACTGCCTGAGTTACCGGATATTGTGGCAGAAGTTGCCAAATTTTGGCAATTGTCAGCCTATTTAAACCCTATTCGGGAAATTCAGCGAATTAATGAAAGCCTGAAAGAACATAAACTAAAAGGAAATACCGGAGGAGTTCCTTATGAGTGGTATTATTTAGCTGCCAAATATGTCCAACAAAATCCCGGACTTGAGGATGTTCGCGATACTTGCGAGACATTAATTCAATATGTGGCTAATTTGATTCAACCTATTCTCAATCAGTATAAATTACCCGATGGTTGGGATGATTTACGGGACTGGGTAAAACGGGTGGTTATTTTACCAGGAAAAACCAGCCCAATAACTCAGAATGCGGAGGTATTTCTTGATGAATTAGACCGTTATCAATTGGCAAAGAAACCGGGACGGGGACGGCAGTTAATTTGTTCGATTTCCCATTCTGCTTATACGGTGACAGAACAAATGGAGTCAGCGGTTTTGTTTACTCCGCAAGTTTACACCAATAAGCAAATGTTGGGGGGTTCTAATGCCAAGCGGAATATTTCCAGTATTGCTGGAGTAGAAATGATGCTGCGGCAAATTTTAATGAACCAAACTCAGGCAGTAGGGAAAAGGTTTGAAGATGGAAATTATCGCTATCTTTATTTTTATCCTACTTATTACTTTACTCCAGAAACGAATAAGTTTCTCCAAGCTGCTTATACCAATATTTCGCAAACTCGGTTTACTGCCCCATTGCGGAATCACTTTATTACTAAGGAGTGGCAGGCAAAATTCGATCGCATTCAATATCAGACGGTGGATAGTTTCTTAATTGATGAACAATTGGACAAAGAAAAAGACCGCACTTTTAAGCTATCTTATCCCGAAGACCAACCGCTGACTTTTTATTTTATTGCCTTGCCTCCAGGAAAGGATGCTAAAGATACGGAGTCTTGGGTAATGCCAAGTTGGTTAGCATTTGCTTTTCCCATGATTTTGGATGTCAAAACCGTAGTTTCTGAGTCCCCTATTCCCCCGTTTAATGATGGGGCAGAGTTTGAAGAAACGGTGTTTTTAGATAGTCCACCCCAAGCTATTCAAGCCTTGACTCAGCGCGATCGCTTCCGGTTGGATTATATCTTAGAAGGGTGGGAAGAAGGGTGGGAAGAAAACCAGAAAAAATATCCTGCCCCGTTAAATGTGCTAACTGCTGCTTATGCCATTCATTTAGATGTGAATGCTAAACAAGGTAAAGGGGGATATGATGCAAATTGGGGTAAATTAGTCGAGTTAGCCACGAATTTTCAAACCAGCCCTCTTTATGTTTTTAATTATCTGAATCGCTGGGTTCGCCGTCAGGGGGTAGAGACGGCGCGAATTGAGAAAATTAAGCTTTATGCTTATGCGTTTTATCCCTGTTTTGACCCTTATGTAGAATATCAGGAGGATTTAATGTCCCTAGAAATTAAGTCACCAGAGTCTCCACTCAATCATCCGAAAAAATTAACCGAACTTTATCGCGAGTTTTACCGGGCAAATAAGCAATTTAGCCCCAAAGCGAATGCCGTATTAAAACCGATTGATATTGCCGCAAATACTATTTTAAATGCTGACCCTAGTTTTCAGGGTGAGGCGTTAGTTGATGCGGTGGCAGCAGCAGTTTCTAAGCTAATGGATCGGGTTCATTCTTCTACTGCGGAAGGTCGCTGGATGTTTAATAGCAAAGAACGGGATATAGAACGGCAGAAAATTTTAGAGTTTGCCCGCTATTTTGTGGAGGAAGTGTTTGAGAAATCTTTCGCAGGCGATCGCGGTCGTTTAGCCGGTCGGCAAATTAATTTGATTCGCGATACTTGCGAGTTTCTCTATCGTTTAGCCCAAGATAAGGAAAACCAGGAAAATAAAGAAAATCAGCCATTAAATGAGGATGATTAA
- the cas4 gene encoding CRISPR-associated protein Cas4 — MNESEYIPIAALNHYAYCEHRCWRMFCAGEFSENQYTIEGTSLHDRVHTTVYITSENNREETEQVRAIWLKSAQYQLIGKSDLIESKDGQLYPVEYKRGNRGEWDNDALQVVGQALCLEEMTGKKIHQGFVYYAHSHQRVAVDISPEMRQEAIAIIGKIQALFTTGKMPPAVYSQRCQGCSLFSQCLPQAVQKVGRYQE; from the coding sequence ATGAATGAATCAGAATATATTCCCATTGCGGCATTGAATCATTATGCCTATTGCGAACACCGTTGTTGGCGGATGTTTTGTGCTGGCGAATTTAGCGAAAATCAGTACACTATTGAGGGAACCAGTTTACACGATCGCGTCCATACAACGGTCTATATAACCAGTGAAAATAACCGAGAAGAAACGGAACAAGTCCGGGCAATTTGGTTAAAGTCAGCGCAGTATCAGTTAATTGGCAAGTCGGATTTAATTGAGTCGAAAGATGGGCAATTATATCCGGTGGAATATAAACGAGGCAACCGGGGAGAGTGGGATAATGATGCGTTGCAAGTGGTGGGTCAAGCGTTATGTTTGGAAGAAATGACCGGCAAAAAAATTCACCAAGGTTTTGTCTATTATGCCCATTCCCATCAGCGAGTCGCCGTGGATATTTCCCCGGAAATGCGGCAAGAAGCGATCGCGATTATTGGGAAAATTCAAGCCTTATTTACCACCGGAAAAATGCCCCCAGCGGTGTATAGCCAACGGTGTCAAGGGTGTAGTTTATTCAGTCAATGTTTGCCCCAAGCGGTGCAAAAAGTTGGGCGATATCAAGAATAG
- a CDS encoding type II toxin-antitoxin system Phd/YefM family antitoxin — MSKYLTIAEAQEKLPELADDLTCEPAIITKEGKPVMIAMSCQQFDSLLETIEILSDREFMADLKEGIRQADSGETISLDNLKAELGF; from the coding sequence ATGTCCAAATATTTAACGATTGCTGAAGCCCAAGAAAAACTGCCCGAATTAGCGGATGATTTGACCTGCGAACCTGCCATCATCACTAAAGAAGGCAAACCTGTGATGATTGCCATGAGTTGCCAGCAGTTTGATTCTCTTTTGGAAACAATCGAAATTTTAAGCGATCGAGAATTTATGGCCGATTTAAAAGAGGGAATTAGACAAGCTGATTCAGGAGAAACCATTAGTTTAGATAACCTCAAAGCTGAATTAGGATTTTAA
- a CDS encoding Uma2 family endonuclease: protein MVTEIKPTAKTKIIYPESDGQPMADNTEQFRWIVTIQGGIDALFKDDPNVFVAGDLLWYPVEGNNKIRVAPDTMVAFGRPKGKRGSYLQWQEDNIAPQVVFEVLSPGNTLTEMAKKQEFYLRYGVDEYYIYDPDKIDFCGWLRQGEKFEAIETINGWVSPRLGVRFAMGDEGLELYRPDGRKFSTYIELDTERQLAEELAETERQRAETERQIAEIERQRADRLAEKLRELGIDPDTM, encoded by the coding sequence ATGGTTACGGAAATTAAGCCCACTGCCAAGACAAAAATTATCTATCCTGAAAGCGACGGTCAACCAATGGCAGACAACACCGAACAATTTCGCTGGATTGTCACAATTCAAGGGGGAATTGATGCCCTATTTAAAGATGACCCTAACGTATTTGTCGCCGGGGATTTACTTTGGTATCCCGTAGAGGGCAACAATAAAATTCGCGTAGCCCCAGATACTATGGTGGCTTTTGGGCGACCCAAAGGAAAACGCGGTTCCTATTTGCAATGGCAAGAAGATAATATTGCCCCTCAAGTGGTTTTTGAGGTATTATCTCCGGGCAATACTTTGACGGAAATGGCCAAAAAGCAGGAATTTTACCTCCGCTATGGCGTCGATGAATACTATATCTATGACCCGGATAAAATAGACTTTTGCGGTTGGCTGAGGCAAGGGGAAAAATTCGAGGCAATTGAAACTATCAATGGTTGGGTTTCTCCCCGCTTAGGAGTGCGATTTGCAATGGGTGATGAAGGGTTAGAGCTTTATCGTCCTGATGGTCGAAAATTCTCAACTTATATTGAATTAGACACCGAACGGCAACTCGCGGAAGAACTGGCAGAAACCGAACGTCAACGGGCTGAAACCGAACGGCAAATCGCAGAAATCGAACGTCAACGGGCCGATCGCCTTGCGGAAAAACTCCGAGAATTAGGGATTGACCCTGATACGATGTAA
- the cas5d gene encoding type I-D CRISPR-associated protein Cas5/Csc1, whose protein sequence is MAIIHQCEIELHDSVYFATREIGRLYETETVLHNYSLCYALGLVDSDRFQTQVSEEDSYRYFCPTQVPKYAAHLNPLNQQQIYVTPGRSLSHKTVLNTWKYADNRYHVEMQKTQKNIPSFGRTKEIAPESVFECFIIANRELKLPRWIRLGKWMSKAKVTIVKKEEVKRSQSETDFLYPYPLNPLDVMFSHQVFSYDTINMPPVSLIKNVKLRGQYYDTPWGKIPANMAYCFSS, encoded by the coding sequence ATGGCAATTATTCATCAGTGTGAAATCGAGTTACATGATAGCGTCTATTTTGCTACGAGAGAAATTGGTCGCTTATATGAAACTGAGACGGTGTTACATAATTATTCCCTCTGTTATGCTTTGGGACTGGTAGACAGCGATCGCTTCCAAACTCAGGTATCCGAGGAAGATAGTTATCGCTATTTTTGCCCGACCCAAGTCCCGAAATATGCCGCACATTTAAACCCGTTAAATCAACAGCAAATTTATGTCACTCCAGGGCGATCGCTGTCTCATAAGACTGTGTTAAATACTTGGAAATATGCGGATAATCGCTATCATGTGGAAATGCAGAAAACCCAGAAAAATATTCCCAGTTTTGGTCGGACAAAAGAAATTGCCCCAGAAAGTGTTTTTGAATGTTTTATTATTGCCAATCGGGAATTAAAATTACCCCGGTGGATTCGGTTAGGCAAATGGATGAGTAAGGCAAAAGTGACGATTGTCAAGAAAGAAGAGGTAAAGCGATCGCAGTCTGAAACGGATTTTCTCTATCCCTATCCTTTGAATCCATTGGATGTGATGTTTAGCCATCAAGTCTTTAGTTATGATACCATTAATATGCCCCCAGTAAGTTTAATTAAAAATGTCAAGTTGCGAGGGCAATATTATGACACTCCCTGGGGTAAAATACCGGCAAATATGGCATATTGTTTTAGTAGTTAA